The Candidatus Dependentiae bacterium DNA segment TCTTATTTTAGTAGATCAGAAAAAGAAAGTTATTCAGCGTTATGTGCTGATAAATTAAGAAAAGTTTCTCCAGGAATCTTAGAAGTTTGCTCTATTAACCAAAATAAAGTTTCAACAGCTCCCCCAGTTAAGGCAATTGTAAAAGCCGAAACACGCTTTATTACGCTTGAACAATATACTGGACTTACTTTAATAGAACCTGATAAAGGAGCTACTGCTTGGTCTGTGCTATCAAGTCCTACACGCTATTATCAAGAACAATACAATTTTACTTATGATGCTTTTGCTGTAGTAACTATAGGCGAAAAGCTTGGTGACTCAACAATTACTCATTATTACCAAGATACACGTGAACTACTTGGTTTTAAAAAAGGATCTACCTATCAACTATTGACAGGTCAACACGCCAAACATACAGTGCCACTAGCAGATGAAAAAAATCCTATTATAGTAGGCTGTACTCTAGATTTTACTAAAGGGCTATCAACCCAAAGCAAACAAATACGAACGGGCCTTACACTACGAATCAACAAACAAAATGAAGAAGGCGGCGTTAACGGAAGACCTATACAAATAATTTATATGAATGATGAATATACCCCTGAGCGCGCTCGCAAAAACGTTGAGGACTTTATTAAAACGTATAAGAGTACTCTTATACTATCGCCTCCAGGAAGCGCTACTCTTGAAGCTTATGTAGACTTAGTTAAAAACAACAAACTATTTGTTTTCTTTCCTGTCACTGGGGTACCCTTATTTAGAAAACCTGAGCTTACCAACCTGGTGCATTGGACAGCATCTTACGTAGATGAAGGTCAAGCTGTTACTGCTTATAGTATTACTCATAGTTCACTATTATCGCTTGCTTTTCTTTATCAAAATGATTTATATGGTAGATCTGCATTAGAAGGTGCTCGCAAAGCGCTACAAAAAGCTGGTGTTAAAACAGTCCTAGAACTACCCTATAGTCGCAATACTGCACAATTCAAAGAAACAATAGACAAGATTAAAACTTCTTCAGCTGAAGCTATAGGTTTTTTTTCAACCGCTCTTGCTACCACAGAATTTATAAGACAAGCAGGAGTAGAATTATTAAACAACAAAAAACTGTTTAGCGTTTCTGATTTAAGTGAAAATTCTTTTAAAAAGTTTATACACCAAAAAGGGCTTTCAGTTACTTTATCTAATTTTGTACCTAATCCACATACAAGCACCTTACCTATTGTAGAAGAATGTCGTACACGTGCTCAAGAGACAGGCGGCGTAGATTTAGATACTTTTGTTTTAAATAGTTATATAAACGCTGATCTTTTTATTTATATATTACAACAAATAAAAGGACCTATAACGCATGAAGCAATTCATAAAGCAATAGCATCTATAAAAAATAAGTCTCACAAGGGGCTAGAGCTTAATTATAATAAGTTAACCCAAGAGCTATCGCGTACTCTTTGGCTTGATACAGGAGAAGATAAGTGGATAAAACAAACTATGTTAAACTAAGATTTTTGAGTACTACCATGCGTATACCAAGTATTTTTTTATTTTTAATGTTGACCTATGGGGCGCAAAGCTGGAGTTTTACTACGCTTACACAAGCGATTACCTATAGTACCCAACATCCTGAGTTTCCTGAATCAGATAATGATACTTTGGATAATCCTAGCTTTATGACTTTTTATCAGCTACAAAGACCAAGCACTGTTAAGCAACTAGGTCAATGGCTCGGCATCATAAAAACAGGCTGGAATCCCTACTCTTTCTCGAATCTTCTTAACTCTATGGTTCAAAAATATAAACCATTAATTGACTACTACGCAGCAATGCTCACTGTCCCTACAGGTACTCAGTTAATTGTACTAGGTGATATTAATGGTAATTACCATTCATTAGTTCGTATTTTGCAAGAACTCTATTCAAAAAAAGTACTAGATAATCAATTTAAATTAACTGCATCAAACTACTATTTTGTAATTAATGGTAATGGTATTGGTTCGTCTGCATATGCTCTTCAAACACTGGAACTGCTTTTGCATCTATTACAAGCTAATCCAAACGCTTGTATTTATAGTACAGGTCCCTTTGAGGAGAAAAAACGATGGACAAAAGGAGCCTTTAGGCAATCTCTTGATGCTACATTTAGACCACAAAAACAGGTATTGACGCTCTTGGAAAATTTATTTAATTCTTTATTTGCAGCGCTCTATGTTTCTACACCAGAATCAAAGACATCTTTAAGAATATCTTATTTAGGTAATGAAAATAAGGAACTTAAAAGCGACCGTTGTTCTCGCAAAGTACCCTTAAACAAAGTAACACCTTGCTTAATTACTCAAAAAGGACCTACACTCCAGCCTGTATCTGTTATGATTACGGCTCCCAAAAGCACTATTCTCTCTCAAGATTTTACAGGACTCTATTTTGGCCAAGAAAAAGATAAAGCACATTGGTCTTTTACTTCTTCTGCCAGTATGCAGTATCGCATGAAGTTTAGATATTTTTACGATGCTTTTACTATTATAACTATAGGAAACTCTATTAATACTAGTGCTATTACATTGTATAATCGCGATGTACGTTACGATAAACAGTTTAAATATAATCCTACGCGTAACTTATATACAGGCAAAACTTTGCCGATATATAAAACTCTAGGTGATCCTTTAGATTATATAACTTATGGTAAAAATTTATCAGCAATATTAACGGGGATGTAAAAGCATGCGCCCCTTTAGTAGTAATTAGCGGTGATTTATTAACTAAAAACAAGGGCCTCTCAAGAGGCCCTTTATCATAGTATTAATTATATAGTGCTTATATTAAACTACGGCACCACAACCATCTAAGCATGCGCTTAAAGAGTCATTAGTTGTATTCAAGCAATTTTGAACACAGCCTCTTTGGTCGCCTACAAGATTATCCTGATCTTCATACTGACCATACACAGGTTGTTGCGGGTATTGAGTTATATAATTATTGGTATTATATACTGGTGTAGTGTAGGTGCTTACAGGATAAAACCCATAGGCATCGTAAAAATCATAATAGATTGGTGGATAATAGCCATAAGACCTATAGAAATAGTTTGGGAAATAACTATAAAAGAAATATGGATTATTTTGATACCACCAGTTCCAGTGGTGTCCCTTATAACCTTTATTTAAAAAGCTACGTTGCTGACTGAAGTGTCTTTCTGAACGGTATTTATTGAATTTACTGTTTGTATTGTTAAATGTCCTATTAGGAGACAAGCTTTTTGCCAATTGTGGATTTCTTGGGTTACCCATTTTTTGGCGTAATACTTGTACATTTTTTGAATTGTTTATGTTTTTAGTGACATTTTGACGCCCGGCAGGATTAATTCTACCACCGCCAAAAGTGCCTCTGCCAACTAAGTTACTACGGTTACCCGTAAAATTAGAACGTCCTGCAGAAAAGTTTTGACGATTTATAGATGAAGTAAAATTTTTACTTCTACCAAGTTGGCCTGGTCTATAAGAAGATGTATTAAGTGATCTACCCGTAACACCTCTATTTATTGACGTTCTGTTAGCAAGTTGGCCTGCTTGACGCGTAGATGCATTAAATGATCTACCAGCAGTGCCTCTATTTATCGATGCTGTGTTAAAACTTGTTCGTCCAGCACTGCCTGATCTAAATGCTTGAGAACCACCTGTACGCCCTGCGCTGCCCATACGTGCTCCTGACATACCAGATGCTGCAAACGATTTAGTTCCACCGCTACCTGCGCGGCCTCTACCTTGATTGCCACCACCTTGACGAGGTGCTGCTATAAGGTCTGTTAGACCTCCAAGCATTAAAAATAGTATCAAAAATCTTTTGGTATTCATAAAGTATCCTTTTAGTTAATGTTTATTGATTTATTTTCTTTATTACATTACCATTTTTTATTAAGTAAATGCAATAGATTGATAAAAATAATAAATATTATTGCCAAAAATATATAAAATTTATACTTAAAGGCTGAGGTTGCTAGGTTACACTCAAGGTAGACATATTCTTAAATTTTTGGTGCGCTACGACTATCTAAAAAATAGTTACTAAAAAGCCTTACCAGAAAGCTCTATTTAGAGTTTGAAGACTTAACTAAAAAAAACTTTTGTATTTCTCTGGATAAACTGAATCTTAGAGTTTTGATATCATAACAGAAGCAGAAGTAAGCATAAAAAAAGGCGAGATTGCTCTCGCCTTTAGAGTATTATTTTATCACAAGTTTCTTAAAATATAGCAAAATTAAATA contains these protein-coding regions:
- a CDS encoding ABC transporter substrate-binding protein, which produces MYIFRLFAVLSMLTLSSTIVIAFDTLHQAYSYSQLIEEQPQPDIKNAVNLLYTGLHRKQELSRINIFLSHFGLYKPAKLWSIGNFKNILISTVKQREQEGYNGKFVVKITALPETKCIVFGPVSTQFHSLVRDLLELKRQQIINENLQIIQPNCYVIFNGNTINGGPYSIETLTLILTLITKNPQTVIYIKGQQEDNSYWKNYQLKRELQIKATRLSDEQIPLGRFINRFFNTLPAAVYISTLNPEEGLIEISYFSRSEKESYSALCADKLRKVSPGILEVCSINQNKVSTAPPVKAIVKAETRFITLEQYTGLTLIEPDKGATAWSVLSSPTRYYQEQYNFTYDAFAVVTIGEKLGDSTITHYYQDTRELLGFKKGSTYQLLTGQHAKHTVPLADEKNPIIVGCTLDFTKGLSTQSKQIRTGLTLRINKQNEEGGVNGRPIQIIYMNDEYTPERARKNVEDFIKTYKSTLILSPPGSATLEAYVDLVKNNKLFVFFPVTGVPLFRKPELTNLVHWTASYVDEGQAVTAYSITHSSLLSLAFLYQNDLYGRSALEGARKALQKAGVKTVLELPYSRNTAQFKETIDKIKTSSAEAIGFFSTALATTEFIRQAGVELLNNKKLFSVSDLSENSFKKFIHQKGLSVTLSNFVPNPHTSTLPIVEECRTRAQETGGVDLDTFVLNSYINADLFIYILQQIKGPITHEAIHKAIASIKNKSHKGLELNYNKLTQELSRTLWLDTGEDKWIKQTMLN